Below is a genomic region from Myxococcus fulvus.
CGGCTGCTCGCGTGGGTGGAGGAGGGGAAGGTGGTGTCGCCGAAGGTGACGACCTTCAAGCTGGATGACGTGGCCCAGGCGCACCAGGCGCTGGAGTCCGGCACGACGGTGGGCAAGCTGGTGCTGGTGCCGTGAGCGGCGGGCTTCAGTCGCCGGTGCCCTGGCTCCTGCGCTTGGGGTCGATGGACGCCAGGGGGACCAGCGTCGCGGACAGGTTCGTGACGTCGCTGCTCCGGCTGAGCCAGGTCTCCCAGCGCTCGTAACCCACGAGCCGCAGCTCGATGTGCCGCACGCCGCCGTGCGCCTCGGAGGAGAACGGCATGGGCGTGACGCCCGCCTTGACTCCGTTCAGGTACACCTGGGCGCCGGAGGGAGTGGAGGTGAGCTGGATGATTCTCGGTCCGGGGACGCGCGCCACCATCACCAGGAACACCCCCACCATCACCAGCCCCAACAGCACCGTGATTCGGGTGATGGGGCGCCGCCAGGGAGGCTCGCCGGGGAGGGGGTTGGGAGCAGGCGCGGGCTCGCGTCGCTTCGGCGGTGGGAAGGGGACGTCCACCTGCGCCCGAATCTCCTGCAGCCCGGGCCGCTCATCGAGCATGGGGGTGGCGGGTTGGGTCTCCTGGGAGGACAGGGGAAGCGCTTCGAGGTCCGGCGTCGTGGGGCGCTCCTCCGGCTCGGGAGCGGGGCGCACGCGCCAGGACTCCAGGTGGGTGAGGAACACGGGCGGCGGTTCCACGAAGCGCTTGCGCGTGGACAGCTCCTCCTGGAAGAGCCAGCGCACCAGGTGCTTGCGCAGGTGGGTCGGGAAGCGCGGGGCGTTGGTCCCCAGCCAGTCGGAGAGGGATTGCTGGAGCGCCTCCGCCGAGCGGTAGCGGGCGTCGCGTGACGCCATCAGCGCGCGCTCGAGAATCTCCACCAGGGCCTCGTCCAGCGAGGGGTTGAGCTGGCGCGCGGGAATCAGCCGTCCTTGCTGGGCCTGGAACATCACCTCCAGCTCGGTCCCAGAGGTGGGCCGCTGGCCGCACAGCATCTGGAAGAGCACCACGCCCACGGCATAGACATCCGAGCGCGCATCCACCTCCTCGCCCCGGGCCTGCTCGGGGGAGAAGTACTGGAACTTGCCCTTCACCACGCCCGCCTCGGTGTTCACCCGGCCGGCCATCCGGGCCTTGGCGATGCCGAAGTCGGAGAGCTTCGTCTCGCCCTCGTAGCTGAGCAGGATGTTGTCCGGGGAGACGTCCCGGTGCACCAGCCCGAGCGGCTCGTCGTGCTCGTCGCTCAGCGTGTGCGCGTAGTGCAGCCCCCGGCACAGGTCGATGGCGATGCCCACCGCGATGGGGGCCGGCAGCCAGGGCAGTCCCTTCTCCTTGGAGCGCTTGAGCACCAGGGACAAAGGCTGGCCGTCCACCCACTCCATGGCCAGGAAGTACTCGTCCTCCACCTGGCCGAAGTCGAACACCTGCACGATGTTGCCGTGGCTCAGGCCCACGCAGATGCGCGCCTCGTCGAGGAACATCTCCGCGAAGGTCGGGTTCTCGGCGAAATGGCCCAGCACGCGCTTGATGACCACGGACTTGGAGACGCCGGGTGCGGCGGGGTAGCGGGCCCTGTAGACCTCCGCCATCCCTCCGCTGCCCAGTCGCTCCAGCAGTTCGTACCGGCCGAACTGGATGACCCCCGTGTCGCCCATGGGTGTGAAAGCTATCAGAAGGGACCTTGCATGGATGGCCATGGCCGGGCGGGTCAGGTTTGCCCGGGCAGGCACCGCCGGGTGTCTGGCGTTGTGAGGCGAAGGGTCTGGAATCGGACGGAGGGGCGCGGCCTGGGATGACGCTTCCGGGATGAAGGGCATCCGGAGGGGGTGGTTCGCGGCGCTCGTAGGATGTCGAAAGCAGGCCGGCAGTCCCTCCTCGCTCGAGCCTCCTGTGTCGCCGGCCCCAACCCCGGGGGCTGACATGGTGAAGCGTATCGTTGGTGCAGTTGTCACGCTGTGGTGCGCGGGCGCGTTGACCGCCTGCGAACGTCGGGACGCCGAGGTCGTGGAGGTTCCCGTGGACCTGTCGCCCGGGCCCGCAATCGAAGACCGCGCGGACTGGGAGCCGGTGCAGTTGGCCGCGTGCAGGCTGAAGCCTGGGATGGAGCGGCTCCCGACCTGCGGCATGCTGGAGTCCTTCGACCTGTCGGGTTGTGACACGGAGAGCCTGCGCGGGCTGGACCACTCGGGCACCTACAACATGCGCTTCCATGGCGCGGACATCGCGACGGATGACTCGACGCAGTTCATCGGGGTCGACCACTTCACCCCCCAGGGGCCGGATGGCCATCTGCTGTACTCCGTCTACCGGGAGACGCGCCCGAACAGGCCCCGCCTCGTGATGGCCTCCGTGGGCTGCGCTGCTCAGGCCAAGGACCGGGTGACGGGCTGTGCGGTGACCTGCTTCGAGGACGACGCTCCCTCTTTCGACACCTGGGAGGGCCGGCGGGTGCAGTGGCTCCCCGGCGAGGCGGAGTCCTCTGGAGGGCTCAAGCTCTTCGGTGAAGCAGGCGGACACAGCGGACGGGCCGTGGATGTCTATGTCACCCGGGAGCACGCCTATGTCGTCTCCATCGACGACTACTTCCTCGGACCCGGCGCGCTCCAGGTCTACGACGTGAAGGACCGCAAGGCGCCTCGCCTGGTGAAGTCCATCCAGTTCCCGGACGACTCCTATTGGAACGGTGTGTGGGCGAAGGGGGACGTGCTCTACGTCGCCAGCGGCGCCCGGGGCGTGCTGATGTTCGACATCACGGACCCCGCGGACCCGGTGTTCCTGCGCGACCTGTCCGGAGGGGCGTATCGCAATGTGCACACCCTCTTCGTGGACGGCGACCGGCTCTACTCCATGGTCAACGCGCCCGAATCAGAGGTGCACATCCACGACGTGAAGAACCCGCGCGAGCCGGTGCTGCTCGGTCGCTACCGGGATTCGACCGTGGGGGTGGTCTACGGTTCCTATCCGCATGACGCCACGTCCCTGAACC
It encodes:
- a CDS encoding serine/threonine-protein kinase — encoded protein: MGDTGVIQFGRYELLERLGSGGMAEVYRARYPAAPGVSKSVVIKRVLGHFAENPTFAEMFLDEARICVGLSHGNIVQVFDFGQVEDEYFLAMEWVDGQPLSLVLKRSKEKGLPWLPAPIAVGIAIDLCRGLHYAHTLSDEHDEPLGLVHRDVSPDNILLSYEGETKLSDFGIAKARMAGRVNTEAGVVKGKFQYFSPEQARGEEVDARSDVYAVGVVLFQMLCGQRPTSGTELEVMFQAQQGRLIPARQLNPSLDEALVEILERALMASRDARYRSAEALQQSLSDWLGTNAPRFPTHLRKHLVRWLFQEELSTRKRFVEPPPVFLTHLESWRVRPAPEPEERPTTPDLEALPLSSQETQPATPMLDERPGLQEIRAQVDVPFPPPKRREPAPAPNPLPGEPPWRRPITRITVLLGLVMVGVFLVMVARVPGPRIIQLTSTPSGAQVYLNGVKAGVTPMPFSSEAHGGVRHIELRLVGYERWETWLSRSSDVTNLSATLVPLASIDPKRRSQGTGD
- a CDS encoding LVIVD repeat-containing protein; protein product: MDLSPGPAIEDRADWEPVQLAACRLKPGMERLPTCGMLESFDLSGCDTESLRGLDHSGTYNMRFHGADIATDDSTQFIGVDHFTPQGPDGHLLYSVYRETRPNRPRLVMASVGCAAQAKDRVTGCAVTCFEDDAPSFDTWEGRRVQWLPGEAESSGGLKLFGEAGGHSGRAVDVYVTREHAYVVSIDDYFLGPGALQVYDVKDRKAPRLVKSIQFPDDSYWNGVWAKGDVLYVASGARGVLMFDITDPADPVFLRDLSGGAYRNVHTLFVDGDRLYSMVNAPESEVHIHDVKNPREPVLLGRYRDSTVGVVYGSYPHDATSLNHRLFVSHWRGGLVILDAKDPANVKRLGAYAYPRATSHTSRVAYFNNNLIAFEGGEDWGAHLRVLNLNDPENATLIGEYQLPEWASIHNMELKGSRLYLAHYQHGLRVLDVSKPREPRSLGHFHTVRESSQGMNYWDGAIGIRLPGDGYVYVVDTTRGLLIFPEI